A window of Castanea sativa cultivar Marrone di Chiusa Pesio chromosome 1, ASM4071231v1 contains these coding sequences:
- the LOC142616600 gene encoding CBL-interacting serine/threonine-protein kinase 21 isoform X3 translates to MGLAAHNIGKYKLGRTIGEGTFAKVKLGVDSTNGQYVAIKIIDKHMVLESNLKYQVQREIRTMKLLHHPNIVRIHEVIGSKTKIYIVMEHVSGGQLTDKMSYVKKLEEWEARKLFQQLIDAVDYCHNKGVYHRDLKPENLLMDHKGNLKVSDFGLSALQKPGGILTTACGSPCYVAPELLLNKGYDGAAADVWSCGVILFEILAGHLPFDDRNLINLYKKISRAEYTFPLWFTKGLKKLLFRIFDPNPRTRITIPEIVEDAWFQKDYVPACGYEIDNKIHLDDVNAAFDSTEEIATETKIPKSSSFINAFQLIAMSQDLDLSGLFEEQDENKQKTMFGSKHTIDETIKKIEAAAMDVSLSVERMNNSKVIEVAPTNCVIEISKSAGEIKVYKEFCKSLSSLLIEKSELPSQTEEPEEANVDTKNIQESGSSEEKNYKENKDP, encoded by the exons ATGGGACTTGCTGCACATAATATTGGGAAATACAAGCTTGGCCGGACAATCGGAGAAGGTACTTTTGCAAAGGTTAAGCTAGGTGTTGACAGCACCAATGGTCAGTATGTTGCAATCAAGATCATTGACAAGCACATGGTCTTGGAAAGCAATCTCAAGTATCAG GTTCAAAGAGAAATAAGAACAATGAAGCTTCTGCATCACCCCAACATCGTTCGAATACATGAG GTCATTGGTTCAAAGACAAAAATCTATATTGTAATGGAACATGTATCAGGAGGACAGCTCACAGACAAGATG TCTTATGTCAAGAAGCTAGAGGAATGGGAGGCAAGAAAGCTTTTTCAGCAATTGATTGATGCAGTGGACTATTGCCATAACAAAGGGGTATATCACAGAGATCTAAAG CCAGAAAACTTGCTTATGGACCATAAGGGAAATCTTAAAGTATCTGATTTTGGACTAAGTGCGTTGCAGAAG CCTGGTGGCATCCTAACTACAGCTTGTGGCTCCCCATGCTATGTAGCACCCGAG CTGCTTCTAAATAAGGGTTATGATGGAGCAGCTGCTGATGTTTGGTCTTGTGGGGTAATCCTGTTTGAAATACTTGCTGGTCATCTACCATTTGATGACCGAAACCTGATAAATTTGTATAAGAAG ATATCCAGAGCGGAATACACATTTCCACTATGGTTTACCAAAGGCCTAAAGAAACTGCTCTTCAGAATATTTGATCCAAATCCTAGAACG CGGATAACTATACCAGAGATCGTAGAAGATGCATGGTTTCAAAAGGATTACGTGCCTGCTTGTGGATATGAAATCGACAATAAAATCCACTTGGATGATGTTAATGCTGCTTTTGATTCAACTGAG GAGATTGCCACAGAGACAAAGATTCCCAAATCCTCAAGTTTCATAAATGCTTTTCAGTTGATAGCTATGTCACAAGATCTTGATTTATCAGGTCTCTTTGAAGAGCAG GATGAAAATAAACAGAAAACAATGTTTGGATCCAAGCACACAATTGATGAAACCATAAAGAAAATAGAAGCTGCTGCAATGGACGTGAGCCTATCAGTAGAAAGAATGAACAACTCTAAG GTGATTGAGGTTGCTCCCACTAATTGTGTCATAGAAATATCAAAATCTGCAGGGGAGATAAAAGTGTACAAAGAG TTCTGCAAAAGTTTATCAAGTCTGCTGATAGAGAAGTCTGAGCTTCCATCACAAACTGAAGAACCAGAAGAAGCCAATGTTGATACGAAAAATATCCAAGAGAGTGGAAG ctctgaagaaaaaaattacaaagaaaataaagatcCCTGA
- the LOC142616600 gene encoding CBL-interacting serine/threonine-protein kinase 21 isoform X1, with product MGLAAHNIGKYKLGRTIGEGTFAKVKLGVDSTNGQYVAIKIIDKHMVLESNLKYQVQREIRTMKLLHHPNIVRIHEVIGSKTKIYIVMEHVSGGQLTDKMSYVKKLEEWEARKLFQQLIDAVDYCHNKGVYHRDLKPENLLMDHKGNLKVSDFGLSALQKPGGILTTACGSPCYVAPELLLNKGYDGAAADVWSCGVILFEILAGHLPFDDRNLINLYKKISRAEYTFPLWFTKGLKKLLFRIFDPNPRTRITIPEIVEDAWFQKDYVPACGYEIDNKIHLDDVNAAFDSTEEIATETKIPKSSSFINAFQLIAMSQDLDLSGLFEEQDENKQKTMFGSKHTIDETIKKIEAAAMDVSLSVERMNNSKHQMKMHTKQKMTRCCRSCLDISAEVIEVAPTNCVIEISKSAGEIKVYKEFCKSLSSLLIEKSELPSQTEEPEEANVDTKNIQESGSSEEKNYKENKDP from the exons ATGGGACTTGCTGCACATAATATTGGGAAATACAAGCTTGGCCGGACAATCGGAGAAGGTACTTTTGCAAAGGTTAAGCTAGGTGTTGACAGCACCAATGGTCAGTATGTTGCAATCAAGATCATTGACAAGCACATGGTCTTGGAAAGCAATCTCAAGTATCAG GTTCAAAGAGAAATAAGAACAATGAAGCTTCTGCATCACCCCAACATCGTTCGAATACATGAG GTCATTGGTTCAAAGACAAAAATCTATATTGTAATGGAACATGTATCAGGAGGACAGCTCACAGACAAGATG TCTTATGTCAAGAAGCTAGAGGAATGGGAGGCAAGAAAGCTTTTTCAGCAATTGATTGATGCAGTGGACTATTGCCATAACAAAGGGGTATATCACAGAGATCTAAAG CCAGAAAACTTGCTTATGGACCATAAGGGAAATCTTAAAGTATCTGATTTTGGACTAAGTGCGTTGCAGAAG CCTGGTGGCATCCTAACTACAGCTTGTGGCTCCCCATGCTATGTAGCACCCGAG CTGCTTCTAAATAAGGGTTATGATGGAGCAGCTGCTGATGTTTGGTCTTGTGGGGTAATCCTGTTTGAAATACTTGCTGGTCATCTACCATTTGATGACCGAAACCTGATAAATTTGTATAAGAAG ATATCCAGAGCGGAATACACATTTCCACTATGGTTTACCAAAGGCCTAAAGAAACTGCTCTTCAGAATATTTGATCCAAATCCTAGAACG CGGATAACTATACCAGAGATCGTAGAAGATGCATGGTTTCAAAAGGATTACGTGCCTGCTTGTGGATATGAAATCGACAATAAAATCCACTTGGATGATGTTAATGCTGCTTTTGATTCAACTGAG GAGATTGCCACAGAGACAAAGATTCCCAAATCCTCAAGTTTCATAAATGCTTTTCAGTTGATAGCTATGTCACAAGATCTTGATTTATCAGGTCTCTTTGAAGAGCAG GATGAAAATAAACAGAAAACAATGTTTGGATCCAAGCACACAATTGATGAAACCATAAAGAAAATAGAAGCTGCTGCAATGGACGTGAGCCTATCAGTAGAAAGAATGAACAACTCTAAG CATCAGATGAAGATGCATACCAAACAGAAAATGACTAGATGTTGTAGATCATGTCTTGACATCTCAGCAGAG GTGATTGAGGTTGCTCCCACTAATTGTGTCATAGAAATATCAAAATCTGCAGGGGAGATAAAAGTGTACAAAGAG TTCTGCAAAAGTTTATCAAGTCTGCTGATAGAGAAGTCTGAGCTTCCATCACAAACTGAAGAACCAGAAGAAGCCAATGTTGATACGAAAAATATCCAAGAGAGTGGAAG ctctgaagaaaaaaattacaaagaaaataaagatcCCTGA
- the LOC142616600 gene encoding CBL-interacting serine/threonine-protein kinase 21 isoform X2 → MGLAAHNIGKYKLGRTIGEGTFAKVKLGVDSTNGQYVAIKIIDKHMVLESNLKYQVQREIRTMKLLHHPNIVRIHEVIGSKTKIYIVMEHVSGGQLTDKMSYVKKLEEWEARKLFQQLIDAVDYCHNKGVYHRDLKPENLLMDHKGNLKVSDFGLSALQKPGGILTTACGSPCYVAPELLLNKGYDGAAADVWSCGVILFEILAGHLPFDDRNLINLYKKISRAEYTFPLWFTKGLKKLLFRIFDPNPRTRITIPEIVEDAWFQKDYVPACGYEIDNKIHLDDVNAAFDSTEIATETKIPKSSSFINAFQLIAMSQDLDLSGLFEEQDENKQKTMFGSKHTIDETIKKIEAAAMDVSLSVERMNNSKHQMKMHTKQKMTRCCRSCLDISAEVIEVAPTNCVIEISKSAGEIKVYKEFCKSLSSLLIEKSELPSQTEEPEEANVDTKNIQESGSSEEKNYKENKDP, encoded by the exons ATGGGACTTGCTGCACATAATATTGGGAAATACAAGCTTGGCCGGACAATCGGAGAAGGTACTTTTGCAAAGGTTAAGCTAGGTGTTGACAGCACCAATGGTCAGTATGTTGCAATCAAGATCATTGACAAGCACATGGTCTTGGAAAGCAATCTCAAGTATCAG GTTCAAAGAGAAATAAGAACAATGAAGCTTCTGCATCACCCCAACATCGTTCGAATACATGAG GTCATTGGTTCAAAGACAAAAATCTATATTGTAATGGAACATGTATCAGGAGGACAGCTCACAGACAAGATG TCTTATGTCAAGAAGCTAGAGGAATGGGAGGCAAGAAAGCTTTTTCAGCAATTGATTGATGCAGTGGACTATTGCCATAACAAAGGGGTATATCACAGAGATCTAAAG CCAGAAAACTTGCTTATGGACCATAAGGGAAATCTTAAAGTATCTGATTTTGGACTAAGTGCGTTGCAGAAG CCTGGTGGCATCCTAACTACAGCTTGTGGCTCCCCATGCTATGTAGCACCCGAG CTGCTTCTAAATAAGGGTTATGATGGAGCAGCTGCTGATGTTTGGTCTTGTGGGGTAATCCTGTTTGAAATACTTGCTGGTCATCTACCATTTGATGACCGAAACCTGATAAATTTGTATAAGAAG ATATCCAGAGCGGAATACACATTTCCACTATGGTTTACCAAAGGCCTAAAGAAACTGCTCTTCAGAATATTTGATCCAAATCCTAGAACG CGGATAACTATACCAGAGATCGTAGAAGATGCATGGTTTCAAAAGGATTACGTGCCTGCTTGTGGATATGAAATCGACAATAAAATCCACTTGGATGATGTTAATGCTGCTTTTGATTCAACTGAG ATTGCCACAGAGACAAAGATTCCCAAATCCTCAAGTTTCATAAATGCTTTTCAGTTGATAGCTATGTCACAAGATCTTGATTTATCAGGTCTCTTTGAAGAGCAG GATGAAAATAAACAGAAAACAATGTTTGGATCCAAGCACACAATTGATGAAACCATAAAGAAAATAGAAGCTGCTGCAATGGACGTGAGCCTATCAGTAGAAAGAATGAACAACTCTAAG CATCAGATGAAGATGCATACCAAACAGAAAATGACTAGATGTTGTAGATCATGTCTTGACATCTCAGCAGAG GTGATTGAGGTTGCTCCCACTAATTGTGTCATAGAAATATCAAAATCTGCAGGGGAGATAAAAGTGTACAAAGAG TTCTGCAAAAGTTTATCAAGTCTGCTGATAGAGAAGTCTGAGCTTCCATCACAAACTGAAGAACCAGAAGAAGCCAATGTTGATACGAAAAATATCCAAGAGAGTGGAAG ctctgaagaaaaaaattacaaagaaaataaagatcCCTGA